A single genomic interval of Alteromonas sp. BL110 harbors:
- a CDS encoding MAPEG family protein, giving the protein MVLPITAFYASLLGICYLYLSFLVIGARRRHQVGIGDGGHEDLNRLARAHGNFSEYVPITLIMIACFEANTGQVWAVHALGSALLFGRALHAYGLGRHSGVSWQRFAGMILTFLAMLCASIGNLVLIHFGM; this is encoded by the coding sequence ATGGTTTTGCCTATCACGGCGTTTTACGCCAGCCTATTGGGTATTTGTTACCTTTATTTATCGTTTTTAGTAATTGGTGCAAGGCGTCGCCACCAAGTTGGAATAGGCGATGGTGGTCATGAAGATCTCAATCGATTAGCCAGAGCGCATGGTAATTTTAGCGAATACGTACCCATTACGCTTATTATGATAGCGTGTTTTGAAGCTAATACAGGTCAAGTATGGGCTGTTCACGCTTTAGGTAGCGCACTACTGTTTGGCCGTGCGTTGCATGCCTATGGACTCGGACGTCATTCAGGCGTGAGTTGGCAGCGCTTCGCGGGTATGATACTAACTTTCCTTGCTATGCTATGCGCCTCTATTGGCAACCTTGTGCTTATTCACTTTGGTATGTAA
- the adk gene encoding adenylate kinase, whose product MRIILLGAPGAGKGTQAQFLMGKYGIPQISTGDMLRAAIKAGTELGLEAKRVMDEGKLVSDEIIIGLVKERIAQDDCKDGFLLDGFPRTIPQADAMKEAGVSVDHCIEFDVPDDVIVERMGGRRVHPASGRVYHVVYNPPKVEGKDNETGDDLIVRDDDKEETVRKRLAIYHEQTKPLVNYYSAEAEAGNCEYHKLDGTRPVEEVSAELAERLG is encoded by the coding sequence ATGCGAATCATTCTTCTCGGCGCTCCTGGCGCGGGTAAGGGCACACAAGCTCAATTCTTAATGGGCAAATATGGCATTCCACAAATTTCAACAGGCGATATGCTTCGTGCAGCTATTAAAGCAGGTACAGAGCTAGGTCTTGAAGCAAAGCGTGTAATGGACGAAGGTAAACTTGTGTCTGATGAGATCATCATTGGCCTTGTAAAAGAGCGTATTGCACAAGATGACTGTAAAGATGGTTTCTTGTTGGACGGCTTTCCTCGTACCATTCCACAAGCTGATGCAATGAAAGAAGCAGGTGTTTCTGTTGATCACTGCATTGAGTTTGATGTTCCTGATGACGTAATTGTTGAGCGCATGGGTGGCCGCCGCGTGCACCCAGCATCGGGTCGCGTTTATCACGTTGTTTACAATCCGCCTAAGGTGGAAGGCAAAGACAATGAAACAGGTGATGACCTAATCGTCCGTGACGATGATAAAGAAGAAACGGTGCGTAAACGTCTTGCTATCTACCACGAGCAAACTAAGCCACTTGTAAACTACTATAGTGCTGAAGCTGAAGCTGGAAACTGTGAATACCACAAGCTAGACGGAACACGTCCAGTTGAAGAAGTTAGTGCTGAACTTGCAGAGCGTTTAGGTTAA